The following proteins are co-located in the Caldalkalibacillus uzonensis genome:
- a CDS encoding c-type cytochrome, translating to MKFLKRGMLLCTVLTFLLVGGCGPADEAPPDDDMTEEETAPDEADAQLIAEGEAVVQKNCISCHGENLEGGMGPALHGLSAKYTPDQLHDILVNGIGAMPGGTAGGQEEAVIAYLLTLD from the coding sequence ATGAAGTTTCTTAAACGAGGGATGCTGTTATGCACAGTGCTTACTTTTTTGTTGGTGGGTGGGTGCGGACCAGCCGATGAGGCACCACCGGACGACGACATGACCGAAGAGGAAACAGCACCAGATGAGGCTGACGCCCAATTAATTGCTGAAGGGGAAGCCGTGGTACAAAAAAACTGTATTTCCTGCCATGGTGAGAATCTTGAAGGCGGCATGGGCCCTGCCTTACATGGATTGTCCGCAAAGTACACCCCTGATCAACTGCATGACATTTTGGTCAACGGGATAGGGGCCATGCCCGGTGGAACGGCCGGTGGACAAGAAGAAGCTGTCATCGCTTATCTGCTTACCTTGGACTAG
- a CDS encoding Na+/H+ antiporter subunit D, with product MNNVVILPVVIPLITGIVLILAKKNLNLQRSLSVLSFAALIVAAGRLVHLAATEGIQTLYLGSWVPPFGIVLVADMFASLLVLTAGIVSLACLLYSFSAIDKDRESYFYYPLVQFIVAGVCGSFLTGDIFNLFVFFEVMLIASYALISLGGEKRQLRESLKYVLVNIISSVMFVMAVAYLYATLGTLNMADLSLRVAAVGQEGIVTVIAILFMIVFSLKSALFLYYWLPGSYSAPPAPIAALFGGLLTKVGIYALFRSFTLIFYHQPEVTHQLLAWLAGLTMVLGVLGAVAHWDVRKILAYNIVVAVGFIVFGLAVSSSTALSGAIYYLLHDMIIKALLFLLGGSMIAVAGTGQLRKMGGLIKRYPVLGWMFFIGALALAGIPPLSGFIGKLLLIQGGLEQGLYWLVAVSLGTSLLVLYSMLKIFMNGFWGEEKNHQAQGNGSITRHLVPCGFLVALAVGLGLGAEWVIPYIQIATETLLNPELYIQAVLKE from the coding sequence GTTATACCGCTTATCACAGGGATTGTACTCATTCTGGCCAAAAAAAATCTGAATTTGCAGCGCTCGTTAAGCGTGCTCTCTTTTGCCGCATTAATAGTTGCCGCTGGAAGGCTCGTTCATTTGGCGGCAACTGAGGGCATCCAAACCTTATATCTTGGCAGCTGGGTACCGCCATTTGGCATTGTATTGGTGGCTGACATGTTTGCCTCTTTGCTGGTCCTGACTGCGGGAATCGTTAGCCTGGCCTGTCTGTTGTATTCATTCAGCGCCATTGACAAGGACCGGGAATCCTACTTTTATTATCCACTCGTGCAGTTTATCGTAGCAGGTGTATGCGGCTCTTTTTTGACCGGTGATATTTTCAACCTGTTCGTTTTCTTTGAAGTGATGCTGATTGCTTCCTACGCTTTGATTTCTCTAGGTGGAGAGAAGCGCCAGCTGCGTGAATCACTGAAGTACGTCCTGGTCAACATTATCTCTTCCGTTATGTTTGTCATGGCAGTGGCTTACCTGTATGCCACACTGGGAACTTTAAACATGGCTGATTTATCGCTCAGAGTGGCTGCAGTAGGACAAGAAGGCATTGTGACCGTTATAGCCATCTTATTCATGATTGTTTTCAGTTTGAAATCAGCTTTGTTTCTCTATTACTGGCTGCCCGGTTCCTACAGTGCTCCCCCTGCACCCATTGCGGCTCTTTTTGGGGGACTGTTAACCAAAGTGGGGATCTATGCTTTGTTCCGCTCCTTTACACTGATTTTTTATCATCAGCCTGAAGTGACACATCAACTGCTGGCCTGGCTGGCCGGACTAACCATGGTGCTGGGTGTCCTTGGGGCTGTGGCACACTGGGATGTAAGAAAAATTCTGGCCTATAACATTGTGGTCGCCGTGGGCTTTATTGTATTTGGACTGGCCGTATCATCCTCTACCGCCCTATCCGGTGCCATCTATTATCTGCTTCATGACATGATCATCAAAGCGCTTCTCTTCCTGTTGGGGGGTTCCATGATTGCCGTGGCAGGTACCGGTCAATTGCGCAAAATGGGCGGTTTGATCAAGCGTTATCCGGTTCTAGGCTGGATGTTTTTCATTGGTGCTCTTGCTCTGGCAGGCATTCCTCCTTTAAGCGGCTTTATCGGGAAACTGTTGCTGATTCAGGGAGGCCTGGAGCAAGGTTTGTATTGGCTGGTAGCTGTCAGTCTGGGGACAAGCTTGCTGGTTTTGTATTCCATGCTGAAAATCTTTATGAACGGTTTCTGGGGAGAAGAAAAGAATCATCAAGCCCAAGGGAATGGCTCTATCACCCGTCACCTTGTTCCCTGTGGCTTTCTGGTTGCCCTGGCCGTTGGGCTGGGACTGGGGGCGGAATGGGTAATTCCTTACATTCAGATTGCAACCGAAACATTGCTTAACCCCGAGTTATATATTCAGGCCGTGCTAAAGGAGTAG
- a CDS encoding Na+/H+ antiporter subunit E: MPFQILLNLILALIWVLLNNSWDLVTFSIGYVLGFLLIFALRRFLPYSFYGQKIVAVVKLLLLFLKELILSSISVIKQIIKPDLDIRPGIFAFETQLKSDWEITTLACLISLTPGTLTVSVTPDKSILYIHAIDIPDAEQTIAQIKDSFEQAIMEVSR, from the coding sequence ATGCCTTTTCAAATTTTGCTTAACCTTATCCTGGCCCTTATCTGGGTTTTGTTAAATAACAGTTGGGATTTGGTCACATTTTCCATTGGTTATGTGCTTGGGTTTCTACTCATCTTTGCCTTAAGACGGTTTCTGCCCTATTCGTTCTATGGCCAGAAAATTGTGGCCGTTGTCAAGCTGCTGCTGCTGTTCTTAAAAGAGCTTATCCTCTCTAGCATTAGTGTCATCAAGCAAATCATAAAACCTGATCTGGATATTCGTCCCGGGATCTTTGCCTTTGAAACACAATTAAAATCTGACTGGGAAATTACAACTTTGGCCTGTTTGATTTCGCTGACACCGGGAACATTAACCGTCAGCGTCACCCCGGACAAAAGTATATTATACATTCACGCCATAGATATTCCTGACGCCGAACAAACCATTGCCCAAATTAAGGACTCCTTTGAGCAGGCCATTATGGAGGTGAGCAGATAA
- a CDS encoding homoserine dehydrogenase has translation MLRIGLLGLGTVGSGVYEAISTEKERLTRLLGDEVEVVSILIKNSRKERPHVPRELLVTDFKSFVACKPDVVFEAIVGVDPAYFYVSYLLENSIPVISANKELIAKRGHRLEQIARQAGTYLSYEASVAGGIPILSALKTSLLFNQISQLQGILNGTTNYILTKMSQEGKPFSDVLHEAQALGYAEADPTADIEGWDALYKLQILAYYVTGTWEYSATLTCRGITGVEPWHMEVAGQLGLTLKLAALLTKTARGVEGRVEPVFLPAEHPLSQVNGVTNAIMVTGDLVGQLVFQGPGAGKKPTASAMLEDLVFCHRQFKAGYVPSNNVSLIPFEENDAQQSNRADENQPSLHNTSDYIIAFWRQSKGQQGLERLIKNCQGEWLYCEETEQLGTGLLKLNPNWREAISLCQEATLYPVLINEDDWQSSTLSSRLRSALRYVGSHPAYA, from the coding sequence ATGCTGCGGATCGGATTGTTGGGATTAGGTACAGTGGGTAGCGGTGTCTATGAAGCCATTTCCACCGAAAAAGAAAGGCTGACACGGCTGCTGGGTGATGAGGTAGAAGTAGTCAGCATTCTTATCAAAAACAGCCGTAAGGAACGTCCTCATGTCCCCCGGGAACTGCTGGTGACAGATTTTAAGTCATTTGTCGCCTGTAAACCTGATGTGGTATTTGAGGCCATTGTGGGGGTGGATCCCGCTTACTTTTATGTCTCTTACCTATTAGAAAACAGCATTCCTGTCATCTCGGCCAACAAGGAGCTGATTGCCAAACGGGGACATCGCTTGGAACAGATCGCCAGGCAAGCCGGGACCTACCTCAGTTATGAGGCCAGTGTGGCCGGCGGCATTCCCATTTTGTCTGCTTTGAAAACTTCTTTGCTGTTTAATCAAATCTCACAACTCCAAGGTATCCTTAATGGAACAACCAACTATATCCTGACCAAGATGAGTCAGGAAGGGAAGCCTTTCAGTGACGTTTTGCATGAGGCACAAGCATTAGGGTATGCCGAAGCTGACCCCACCGCAGACATTGAGGGATGGGATGCTTTATATAAGCTGCAAATTTTAGCCTATTATGTTACGGGAACTTGGGAGTACAGTGCCACTTTAACATGCCGGGGCATTACCGGAGTTGAACCCTGGCATATGGAAGTGGCCGGGCAATTGGGCTTGACCCTGAAGCTGGCTGCGCTTCTGACAAAAACGGCACGAGGGGTTGAAGGTCGGGTTGAACCTGTCTTTTTACCTGCTGAACATCCGTTGTCCCAAGTGAATGGGGTAACAAATGCCATCATGGTCACGGGTGATTTGGTGGGCCAGTTGGTCTTCCAAGGACCTGGAGCAGGCAAGAAGCCAACAGCGAGTGCCATGCTTGAAGACTTAGTCTTCTGTCACCGCCAGTTTAAAGCCGGATATGTTCCATCCAATAATGTCTCTCTGATCCCTTTCGAGGAAAATGATGCACAGCAAAGTAACAGAGCCGATGAGAATCAGCCCTCCCTGCACAATACAAGCGATTACATTATCGCTTTTTGGCGGCAGTCGAAAGGACAGCAGGGGCTGGAGAGATTGATCAAAAACTGTCAAGGAGAATGGCTGTACTGTGAAGAAACAGAGCAGCTTGGCACAGGGCTTTTAAAACTGAATCCCAACTGGCGGGAAGCGATCAGTCTCTGTCAAGAAGCAACCCTTTACCCGGTTCTCATCAATGAAGATGATTGGCAGTCCTCTACCCTTAGCAGCAGGCTTAGAAGTGCACTGCGGTATGTAGGCAGCCATCCTGCTTATGCCTAG
- a CDS encoding efflux RND transporter permease subunit encodes MKLTNISVQRPVGVVIIVLAVMILGAISLTNLAIDLLPDINLPVAVVMTSYSGAAPQEVESLVTRPLEGGLSTVEGLDSIQSLSVPNQSVIILIYDFGTNMDQAMLEIRDRLDLVRQALPDGADDPALFRFDPNAFPIMQLSLSGTVAEDQLTHLAEQTVIPRLERLPGVAQVSLIGQTPREIHVEVAPQRLAAYQLSMMNIVQLLGADNISTSAGTLPRGQQEMSLRVTGELKDSEDVRQLPIPLPTGESIKLGDVAEVKDTLAPSQSYAFVNGEPTLSLNITKQSDANTVAVARAVSRELEALEAELPSFVQVNTIMDTSQFIQESINNVARNMVLGGSMAILILLVFLRSIRSTVVIAASIPIALISAFTLIYFSGQTLNILTMGGLALGIGLMVDSSIVILENIYKYRERGYRPVEAAKQGAKEIGSAVIASTLTSVVVFLPIVFTTGLAAEIFFPLAITVAFTLLASLIVALTLVPMLASRLMPKQNRAETKGFCSRLGDRLGQAIDKTAAIYRQALHWAIHHRKTVLIATVLLLGGSLALVPFIGVEFLPAMDQGEILVEVELPVGTSLEHTAAVLAELEQQVLGLDEAELVFTTVGQDNMNMGSSSAAHSGSMYIRLLPANQREMATSEVMEHLRHLAQSIPDAEVTVTGLDSTGMDEAPVQIEITGHDLDTLADLAQEVSAAISSVPGITNVTSSLEDTRPELQVIIDRDLTSQYGLSQSEVMQTIRLAFQGQVATVIRQAGEEINVRVLLPEDNRQSVDDLSRLTLLTPLGDSITLSSIARFEQVEGPPVISRQNQQRGVAVSAELTSERDLGSVIEDIRNQLEDVTFPDGYQYELGGQYEQMLDAFGDLTLALWLAIFLVYAVMAVQFEKLMYPFIIMFSLPATCIGVIVGLALTGHPLSTPAFIGLIMLAGIVVNNAIVLVDYINTLRQRGLTREEAVLTAGQERLRPILMTMLTTVLAMTPLAIGLGEGAELQAPLATVIVFGLSFATLITLFLVPVMYIYMDRLTNWFKSLLQRGTQPIDELS; translated from the coding sequence ATGAAGCTGACTAATATATCTGTCCAACGCCCGGTGGGCGTTGTGATCATTGTCCTGGCCGTCATGATTCTTGGAGCCATATCCTTAACCAACCTGGCTATTGATCTTCTGCCAGACATTAACCTGCCTGTAGCAGTGGTGATGACGTCCTATTCCGGTGCTGCCCCTCAAGAAGTAGAATCTCTTGTCACCCGCCCCCTTGAGGGAGGCTTGAGCACTGTGGAGGGACTAGACAGCATTCAATCCCTGTCTGTACCCAACCAGTCGGTCATTATCTTAATTTACGATTTTGGCACCAATATGGATCAAGCTATGCTGGAGATCCGGGACAGACTGGATTTGGTGCGGCAAGCCTTGCCCGACGGGGCCGATGATCCGGCACTGTTCCGCTTCGATCCCAATGCCTTTCCCATTATGCAATTAAGTTTATCCGGTACCGTTGCTGAAGATCAACTGACCCATCTGGCTGAGCAAACCGTGATTCCCCGTCTCGAACGCCTGCCCGGCGTGGCACAGGTCAGTCTCATCGGGCAAACACCCCGGGAAATTCATGTGGAAGTTGCTCCCCAGCGCTTGGCCGCCTATCAATTAAGTATGATGAACATTGTCCAGTTGCTGGGGGCAGATAACATCAGCACTTCAGCTGGCACACTGCCCCGGGGACAGCAGGAGATGTCCCTCCGGGTGACAGGGGAACTTAAGGATAGTGAGGATGTGCGCCAACTCCCCATTCCTTTGCCCACAGGAGAGAGCATCAAGCTGGGTGATGTGGCTGAAGTTAAAGATACCCTGGCGCCCTCCCAATCATATGCCTTTGTCAATGGCGAACCAACACTTAGTTTAAATATTACCAAACAATCGGATGCCAACACAGTGGCTGTGGCCAGGGCGGTCAGCAGGGAGTTAGAAGCCCTAGAGGCAGAGTTGCCCTCCTTTGTCCAAGTGAACACTATTATGGACACCTCCCAGTTTATCCAGGAGTCAATCAACAACGTGGCGCGTAACATGGTGCTGGGCGGGAGTATGGCCATCCTGATTTTGTTGGTCTTTCTGCGCAGTATCCGCAGTACAGTGGTTATCGCTGCTTCTATTCCCATTGCCCTTATTTCCGCCTTCACCCTGATTTACTTTTCAGGTCAAACCCTGAATATCTTGACCATGGGCGGTTTAGCCTTAGGGATTGGGTTGATGGTGGACAGCTCTATAGTCATTTTGGAAAACATCTACAAATACCGGGAACGGGGCTATCGTCCTGTGGAAGCAGCCAAGCAGGGGGCCAAAGAGATTGGCAGCGCAGTGATTGCCTCCACTTTAACCAGTGTGGTTGTCTTTTTGCCGATTGTATTTACCACCGGTTTGGCAGCGGAAATCTTTTTCCCATTGGCCATTACTGTTGCTTTTACTCTCTTGGCTTCTCTCATTGTGGCTTTAACACTGGTGCCTATGCTGGCCAGCCGGCTGATGCCCAAACAAAACAGGGCTGAAACTAAAGGCTTCTGCTCCCGCTTAGGTGACAGATTGGGCCAAGCCATTGACAAAACGGCTGCCATTTATCGGCAAGCCTTGCACTGGGCCATCCACCATCGCAAAACGGTGCTTATAGCCACAGTGCTGCTGCTGGGAGGAAGCCTGGCCCTGGTTCCATTTATTGGTGTCGAATTTTTACCCGCCATGGATCAGGGTGAAATCTTGGTGGAAGTGGAATTGCCCGTGGGCACCAGCCTGGAACACACAGCAGCTGTACTGGCTGAACTGGAGCAGCAGGTTTTAGGGCTTGATGAAGCCGAACTGGTTTTTACCACAGTAGGCCAAGACAATATGAACATGGGTTCAAGCTCTGCCGCACACAGCGGCAGCATGTATATCCGCCTGCTTCCAGCCAATCAGCGGGAAATGGCGACGTCAGAAGTGATGGAGCACCTTCGTCACTTGGCCCAGTCCATCCCCGACGCTGAAGTGACGGTCACTGGTCTGGACAGTACTGGGATGGATGAAGCGCCCGTCCAAATTGAGATCACTGGCCACGATCTGGATACTTTGGCCGATCTGGCGCAAGAAGTGAGCGCAGCCATTTCCAGCGTGCCTGGTATTACCAATGTCACCTCATCGTTGGAAGATACCCGTCCAGAATTGCAAGTAATCATAGACCGGGATCTGACCAGCCAGTATGGCTTAAGCCAAAGTGAGGTGATGCAGACCATCCGCCTTGCCTTTCAGGGACAAGTAGCTACAGTGATCCGCCAAGCCGGGGAAGAAATTAACGTCCGGGTCTTGCTGCCTGAAGATAACAGGCAATCTGTTGACGATCTGTCCCGGTTGACTTTGTTAACTCCCCTGGGAGACAGCATTACCCTGAGTTCCATTGCCCGCTTTGAACAGGTGGAAGGACCGCCCGTCATCTCCCGCCAAAATCAACAGCGGGGGGTGGCCGTCAGTGCCGAACTCACCTCTGAACGGGATTTGGGCAGTGTCATTGAAGATATTCGCAACCAGTTGGAAGATGTCACCTTCCCTGACGGTTACCAATATGAGCTTGGCGGTCAGTATGAACAGATGCTCGATGCCTTTGGCGACTTGACCCTGGCTTTATGGCTAGCTATCTTTCTGGTCTATGCGGTGATGGCCGTCCAATTTGAAAAACTGATGTATCCGTTTATTATTATGTTCAGTCTGCCGGCCACCTGCATAGGTGTTATTGTGGGCCTGGCCTTGACCGGCCACCCGTTAAGCACCCCGGCTTTTATTGGTCTGATAATGCTGGCCGGAATTGTGGTTAACAATGCCATTGTTCTGGTGGATTACATTAACACCTTGCGCCAGCGGGGGTTGACCAGGGAGGAGGCTGTCTTAACAGCTGGCCAAGAGCGGCTGCGTCCCATCTTGATGACCATGCTGACCACTGTGCTGGCCATGACCCCCTTGGCCATCGGCTTAGGCGAGGGAGCAGAATTACAGGCCCCTTTGGCCACTGTCATCGTGTTTGGCTTATCGTTTGCCACATTGATTACCTTGTTTTTAGTTCCGGTCATGTACATTTATATGGATCGTCTCACCAACTGGTTTAAAAGCCTTCTACAGCGTGGAACTCAACCCATTGATGAACTCAGTTAG
- the mnhG gene encoding monovalent cation/H(+) antiporter subunit G: MSVVEISKGIVGLLLLLGAVLSLLSAIGMIRLPDVYTRSHAATKSSTLGVLCILTGAFLYFWWVKGIFSAGLLLGIVFVFVTAPVAGHLICRAAYHIQVPLWEKSVQDDLKQYYTQNQELHSNK; encoded by the coding sequence TTGAGCGTCGTCGAGATCAGTAAAGGAATTGTCGGTTTGCTTTTGCTTTTGGGTGCGGTTTTAAGTTTATTAAGTGCCATTGGCATGATTAGACTTCCTGATGTATACACACGTTCTCATGCTGCCACCAAAAGTTCCACTCTTGGTGTCCTGTGTATTTTGACCGGGGCTTTCCTCTATTTTTGGTGGGTCAAAGGCATCTTTAGTGCAGGGCTCTTACTCGGTATTGTTTTCGTCTTTGTTACGGCACCAGTGGCCGGCCATCTGATTTGCCGGGCCGCCTATCACATTCAAGTTCCATTATGGGAAAAATCAGTGCAAGATGATCTTAAGCAATACTACACTCAAAATCAGGAGCTGCATTCAAACAAATAA
- a CDS encoding Na(+)/H(+) antiporter subunit F1 — MFAYLLMTALMIIAASILISLYRVIRGPSMPDRIIAVDTIGINIIGMVAIISMMLETQAFLEIILLIGILAFIGTISYAKFLERGVVIERRRDQ, encoded by the coding sequence ATGTTTGCTTATCTCCTCATGACTGCCCTCATGATCATCGCAGCTTCAATTCTTATATCACTTTACCGTGTGATTAGAGGCCCGTCCATGCCCGACCGCATCATTGCTGTCGACACCATTGGCATCAACATTATCGGCATGGTGGCTATTATCTCCATGATGCTGGAAACACAGGCATTCCTGGAAATTATTTTGTTGATCGGCATATTGGCCTTTATTGGTACAATTTCCTATGCCAAGTTTTTAGAAAGAGGGGTTGTCATTGAGCGTCGTCGAGATCAGTAA
- a CDS encoding efflux RND transporter periplasmic adaptor subunit, producing MWKTCLLPLVILLVIVLSGCNTTAPEEPAAEERYPVDVLTVTEGTVEQTVTISGTVMASEQAAVFPSLPGEVKKVHVNNGDLVEAGQLLVELASQDIELSVEQAQAGLQAAEAQLASAKAMREQGIRQAEQQLAQARRSYELAQSDQSENLSLDIDEENELTEALRPLLEMNTAQREMEIQQAEMAVKAAELALEQAKGTESVQAAEAAVHQAEIGVKMAEQQRQQLRIIAPISGQVTDLAVFVGQTVSPQMALMNVVDVSQPFIRATVSEAQLKWVQVGQEVDITVNAAGSRSVGQIRYISPIPGQQSRSYPLEVEWEEIPEGIVPGMIAQIELDLAEDKARLLVPIDAVLRQNDTYYVYVVEDGVAKQRAITPGEETAQWIVVQSGLEEGEQIVIQGQFSLYDGAQVNIRKERTIDEAD from the coding sequence ATGTGGAAAACCTGTTTATTGCCACTTGTCATTTTGCTTGTCATTGTTTTGAGCGGCTGCAATACGACAGCACCAGAAGAGCCAGCGGCCGAAGAGCGTTATCCTGTTGATGTTCTGACCGTTACCGAAGGCACTGTGGAACAAACGGTCACCATTTCGGGCACGGTGATGGCCAGCGAGCAAGCTGCTGTATTTCCATCCCTGCCCGGGGAGGTGAAAAAAGTGCACGTCAACAATGGGGATCTTGTTGAAGCAGGACAGCTTCTGGTTGAATTGGCCTCCCAGGATATAGAACTAAGCGTGGAACAAGCCCAGGCTGGCCTTCAAGCGGCTGAAGCCCAGCTGGCCAGTGCCAAAGCGATGAGAGAGCAAGGAATCCGTCAGGCTGAACAACAGTTGGCACAAGCCCGGCGATCCTATGAACTGGCCCAGTCTGATCAAAGTGAGAATCTTAGTTTGGATATTGATGAAGAGAATGAGCTGACTGAAGCTTTGCGCCCCCTCTTGGAAATGAACACAGCCCAACGGGAAATGGAGATCCAGCAGGCTGAAATGGCAGTCAAAGCAGCTGAGCTGGCCCTGGAGCAAGCCAAAGGAACTGAATCGGTTCAGGCTGCCGAAGCTGCTGTCCATCAAGCAGAGATAGGCGTGAAAATGGCTGAGCAGCAACGGCAACAGTTGCGTATTATCGCACCAATCAGCGGCCAAGTGACCGATCTCGCCGTATTTGTGGGACAAACGGTTTCACCCCAGATGGCACTTATGAACGTTGTGGATGTGTCACAGCCATTTATACGGGCCACAGTGAGTGAAGCTCAGCTGAAGTGGGTGCAGGTGGGACAAGAAGTGGATATTACCGTTAATGCGGCGGGAAGCCGCTCAGTCGGACAGATTAGATATATCAGCCCGATTCCCGGCCAGCAATCCCGCTCCTACCCCCTTGAGGTGGAATGGGAGGAGATTCCAGAGGGAATAGTCCCTGGCATGATTGCTCAAATCGAACTTGATTTGGCGGAGGATAAAGCCCGGCTCCTGGTTCCCATAGATGCCGTTCTTCGCCAAAACGATACTTATTATGTCTATGTCGTGGAAGACGGTGTAGCCAAGCAACGGGCTATTACACCCGGTGAGGAGACAGCCCAATGGATCGTTGTACAATCCGGGTTGGAAGAAGGTGAGCAGATCGTCATTCAGGGACAATTCAGCCTGTATGATGGCGCACAAGTGAACATACGTAAGGAGCGTACAATCGATGAAGCTGACTAA